DNA sequence from the Malus sylvestris chromosome 10, drMalSylv7.2, whole genome shotgun sequence genome:
CCACATCCCTAAGCAACGCTGATGTCAAAGATGAATCGCCCTTCCACTTTAAAATGCCAGACGTCACACCCTTCAACCTACCTAACATCATTCACAAAGGCTGGCAATGGACAGATACAGCCAGTCCATTCCACAAACCACTATACTTGTTAAGCAGGGTTCTGTAAGCAACAAAAAGCATAAGATAAGTCCTTTTACCGGCATGTAAAGTTGTAGACAAACTTCAGCACAGGTGAAAGAGGGAAAACTATAcaataaaaaggtcgtacccagtgcacaaggctcccgctttacgcagggtctgggagaagTGAATGTGGCAGTAACAAAATTAATAAGCCCTCCCACCAAAACCGAAGCACCTCAATCAGATTATCATCACATTGGAATGACAGTTTAACGAGGATCAAATTACAACTGGAACCAACCATGCACTGTCTCCAGCATACTAAACTGATCAGCTAAACCCAAGTTTTTTCTGAttgaaaataaactaaaaagtATATAAATACGCCAAACAAACCAAATTTAGAAAATGGCCTCTAGTTTCACTATCTAGTTGAGTAAAAGTAACACAGCGCAACCGCGAGAAACACTCACAGAACCTCTCCAGTGCAATGTAACACAAAATCCCATAGGCCTAGCAACCACTTTGTTTTTTATCCTACATAAAGCAATATACTTCAGCTGTTTACTTTCCGGGAAAGTTCCAGACTTTTGTGCAACAAAGTAAAATCATAGGAATAAACCTGATCGTTGAGCTTTACCACAAGTCAATTCACCGAGAAAATAACAGtctaacaaacaaattaaacaaaacccagaaacccaaaTGCAAAAACTCGACAAGAAAAAGtacgaaaccatgtttatgcacataattaaaaattgaacaaaactCCAACATATTTACTCTTTCTTTTGGGctaaacaaacaaaacccaaatcgAAAAACAACACGATAAAAGTTAAAGAAGGAATCTTTACCTCCGACCCACGAAGCAGCATCCTCAGAAGAGTCGAAATCAATGAAATTGATTGGAACACAGAAAATATGCGTTTCGAAAAGGACACCCAATTCGAAACGGATTGGGACGGTCAGAGAGGAGAAGAGAGGTGTGGAGGTGAAAAATGGGGAAGAAGCTGAAGGGCAATGGTCCTGTAAACACAAATGGCTCTGCGATTGATTGAAAACAGAGAGGAGAAACCGAAGAGACAAGGGAAAGCTTTtggggttttatttttttatttttttattttttggtgttttgttttcttcttcttctttctctatgTGTGAGAGTTTGCTTGTTAAATTGTATCAAATAATAAGAAAAGATTGGGAAGGAGACGTGAAGTTGGGTAATGCTTTGCTAATGGAGGCCTTTGAGTTTGATGCTTCGCAAGCCTTGGTTTCGTTGGAATTGAGGAATAATATTGGGGTCAAAAATCTTAAAAAATTGGCAGTTTGATTGGGGAGGGTTTGCTTTGGGCCTAAATATGGCCTGGGTAACAGTGATATTTTGGGGTTAAGGGCTTACAGGGAGCTCATCAgggatttttcaatgtgatcggtACACGAAGTGGTACAGCACGTgtagtgggatatgtgtgctaaaaagttaataacttacaaaataaaatttttccaCCATTGCTATTAAAACACGTAGTGTACCTGCCACTTGTGTTCTCATCactactaaaaatttctctGAGCCCACGAATCTATTTTTTAGGGTGGCTGTATTTTCGAGGGCGATTCGAACTAGCGTGTAAAGGAGGTTGACACGCTATCTCAATCAACTAGCCTAATACACATATTTAAACAACAACTGTACTTGGGGCGGAAGAAACTGGTCCAACGAGCATCAGATTAGATATAGCGACGTTGATTGTCTTAGTAAAATGGTTGTAGTCAAGATAGTGGTAGTTGTGGAATGTTgcacataaattttaaaagtttgAACTTACGAGGCACAtgaactttttttgttttttttttttttgtttatgaattaaataaagaaattggtttatgttaattttaagtTTCGACTCTTATCAATTTTTTTAGGTTCGAATTTCATTCCATAACGAGTTTGATACAAATTTATTCTCATATCCTCTTAGTGTAATATATCGTTATATCAATTTTCGTCTAATCTCATACTGGGGTGTATATAATCTCTACTATTATAAAATTAGGCCTTGTTTAGGCGAGACTTTTCGGTGTGCTGGAAATATGGATGAAACATtacatgttattatataattgaaggaaaggattttttttttttctttcagttgtCCCTCcaattgtataatgacatgCTGTGTTCTGCTTTGTGTTCCAAGCAGACAGAAAAATCTCTCTTTGTTAAGACTCACAAGGCTCacgaagagaaaaaaaagtggACACGGATAACCTTGAAACAAAAAAGGGCACTAACTGAAAAGgaattgagaaaaattattacCATATAGGACGTTTTGTCACTGATTTTCACGTTTGCGTCGCGAATCAATTCCTAATGTGATATTCTGGAATCTCGTGATCTTGCTGTTGTTTTGTGTGTGTACAATCGAAGAAGGGTAAATTGATACTTGACACTGCACAAATTACGAACACCGCTTCCAATTTTGGACAAGGTTTGTTGGAGAAAAATCTGTCAAACTCTGCCTTCGAAATCTTTGATGCGATTTAAGTGTTTCtataaaggggtgtgatatttacatacttttttttatttctctcacaaccttttaatttttgaccgtcggatcggatgaattgaagaagatcaaatgatagaaattaacaaaaggtgtggaagaagtaaaaaggggtatatggatagcacaccccttctaTAAATGGTGGCATTCTCTCATCGACGACCACCCATGTTCGTAGACAAGCATCTGTCCAATTCCTTGCACAGCAATCAATCAACCCGTGTCTTTTTAAAGCGAATGTTAGTCCCACGGAGGACCCAAATCCAAATGGTAACATAATTCAATCCTTATTCTCATTACTTTTGACAATGTTGTTGATGACTACGACGATGGTGATGTGCATAAGCATAGCATTCTTTCTAGCATCGAGGACATCAATGTTCCTCCTATGAGTCTAGAGATTGGGGATGATCAATCACTTGGTGTTATAGGTTATTGTGATGGGATCATTTGTGTAGCTCCATCTAATCCTAGTAAGGTGATTTCGTCGTGGATTGTGTGTTCGTGTTGCTAAAGACAATATATTTTCATATCACGTTAGTGTACCACATGATTTGGAGTTGTATAATGGAGAGGTGCGTCATGTGGGTATGGAGAGGTCGTCGGAGGTTGAACTGGACGAGTTGCGAAGAAGTGGAGAAGAAGCTTATAAAAAGACAATGGTAAGTTTAGGATTTGAAAATGTTCTTACCAAACAAGAGTTTAGGATTTGAATTCAAAAATTGTTTTGAGTTATAAAAACTAAATCTGAAAAGGGTACCAAACGAACCCTAAATTATTTTCAGCACGaagatttttaatttattttgtctAGTGGCTTTAATAAGGCTTTTTTTCTCTAGCTCGTGGCTTCATCACTACTATGGACATTCATTGCCTCAATGGTGTTCATTATCTCCTTCGTTTATTACAACCCGGGAGTTGAGCTACCTTTGCGGCCGGCAATCCCCGCCCCTTATCCCGTACAACTACACCACCTTCAAGCTCAAGATCGAGAGAGGTGTGTGCGATTATTCAAACACAACATCGGCGCGCGAAAACATATTTGTGGTGTACGATATATTTCCTCCACATTCTGGGTAAATTTTTCCATtaacttttgtttatttttgttggttttttttattacacgAGAGGTAAGTCTATACTAagttttctttatgattattgaCTTTATGTTCAAAACTTGTATACTCCGAGAGACGATAGAAAACATTATCTTTATTCTCAATATAAAGAGAGAAATCGAAAATATATGCAAATATAATCTTATGACAAAAGTTTGACTGGGTGACGAGTTGGTGCATTAGATGTTCTGTGGGTTCGATTCCTGAAGAGTTTGTTGCCTTcttttttatcaaatgtttgGATTGTTCTATTCCCTTTTATTAgtctttatttgtttattttgacttctAACCACAAATTTAATGTAACacttaacccaaaaaaaaaagtgagtgaTAAGTTGGTGAATATTGCAAGTAGTCCTCTACTACAGTGGTGGATAAGTGTTGCCCTTGCAATATTGCGTGGATTCGAACCAACAAATCTAttgtttgacccaaaaaaaaaaaaaaaaagataagttGGTGAATATTAGGTATCCTTTGTAGTTTGTGTGCCAGGTTCAAAATATGGGAGATGGATCCCATCCAGATGTTGGATATAtatcaacaatctgtgataattttatatatgctaataaataataaatacgaATAAATATTGAACAGAGTATGAACAACGAAATAATTTAAAACAGAAAGATTGAAGATCGAGACTTGcataccgcaatgtccttgagaCAAAAATTcgtccctactcagtgcttgtagttctacggatgTCTACTTCACCAGGATTTAATGATCAAGttagaattccagcaccggaaaacttAACTTCTGGAGAACTTCTGTGTGGTTCTCTTAGAAAGGATGTTTgagattgtagaagaagaatattgattttttgtatactaaatgtcatgcagatagatgtatatataatagaaaGATGCATGTTCGCAACAGTTATGAGAATGGGATGtgtctgttgggagacatcttctccagaggggtgctttgctctgtgtTCTTTCTGAACTCTTCAAACTTCATCTGAAATGATGAGTCAGTTGGtaaaaaacaattaattaattaaattcgaaattaattaaaaataattaattaaatctgaaaataattaattaaataatttaattattagagcccgaGCCCCAAGGctcaaggcccatcttttgataattaattatatattaattatatatatttatatattaattataattaattacctattaattataattaattaccaattaattagtgcacctcaagggtgagcccaattttattctccaaacctattactccaatcactttttataaaggataaagccttataaagtgataaaatcttttgggaatgaccaatgtgggacaaagaaatttctactcaaactattcaaatttccaacaataccccacatttgagttgaaatttcattcaaactccaacaattaccccacatttgaatgcaaatgtaAATGCAAATGGATGACTAGGCTGCCTAAAACTGAGAGAGAATAGACATGATATGCATCGAGtgaagtgtcttttggacttgaacttacCCTAGTGAAAACATATCGGGTATACTTGGTGATGCAGTAGATGTGGAAGATCTTGAATTGTCCACCGCAGTAGTAAACTGAGACAATATGCTACACACATATCATGTCTGCCACACGTAAATTCATACGgctgtgttcattttggccctgAACAAATCCCGGATTTCGtaggagctttagagaatttagccataTCAATTCTCATAAATGTGGCCTCATTTACTACTACATATGTGACATTAATTAAGAATAGTCTGCCATATTCCTCTTGATAACAATATATTAATGtcattaaatgtataaaacataACCCCTCAAACGTCAACAGACAACACACATTTTATCATAAGAATGGGTAAGTTGTGTgttcaacttttgaatcaaactcaaccagtttgcctattgaacctagaccatgggatctccaatcagcTAGGTTAGGTTTCCGCCCAGttcgattcattgaattggcttaagacccattcccctcgatgtaaataatatttgctcTCTTGGTAGGCCTTTTGTCAAAGGATCAACTATATTTTCCTTTGACTTTACATAATCAATGGATATTATTCCATTGGAGAGCAACTTCTTAAGAGTATTATGTCGACGCCTAATGTGACGTGACTTCCCATTGTATACATGATTTTTGACCCTTGATTGCGCGGCCATactatcacaatgtatacaTATAGCCGTTACCGACTTTGGCCACATTGGAATATCCTCCAGAAAATTTTTGAGCCATTCGTCTTCTTCGCCAGCCAAGTCTAAAGCTATAAACTCGGACTCCATGGTGGACCGAGCTATACATTTCTGTTTAGAGGATTTCCAAGATATTGCTGCACCTCCCAAGGTAAAAACATATCAATTTGTCGACTTGGATTATGTAGTGTCagaaatccaaatggcatcactgAAGCCTTCTACAACAGGTGGATATTTTGTGTAGTGTAATCCGTAGTcaagtgtatttttcaaatttgagtCTTGGTGTAACTCTATGGTTATGGGAAAGCCTTCTCTTTGTCTTACATCAGGTCTAAATGATGTCCTTGCTCCATCACACATATCATTTATTGCTTGGATATAtgttactcgtactcctttcttctctagaaTCCTCTGAAAAAAATTCTCTTGAGACTCTATCATacgttttttccaaatctataaagaccatgtgcaaATCTTTTCTTATCTGTATTGTTCCATCGAtattcgtaagagatagattgtctCCATCGTTGAGCTTCATGGCATAAACCCGAATTAATTCTTCGAGACCCGTATCTCCTGCCTCAATCTACACATGTAACTCTTAAATTAAATAAGATCTAGAATTCATATCTGAGCAAATTTAGATACATAATAACTAATATAGTTCTTAATATAACTTTGTCGAAGTTTTTACCATTAGTgtttggtgattttttttttttttttttaaatccatgCATGAAACAATTCATTGAATCCAAAGACTTTTCTAAGCTCTGGCAAGTGCAGAAGGAAATCCCTAATTAAAAATCTTTGATTCTCGCACTAATAATGTTCTTAAGATATGCGTGCTGCTTCTAAATTGCAGGAGTTGTAAGTAAATGAGAGAAATTTATGAATAAATTGATGGCTTGTTTAATTAACACTtcacatattgttgaatacaccttaaatttgttttttaattaaaatttatcatAACACATGCCACATTCCTTCTCATAACACCCTCACACCTCACACTTTCAATATACACCCATaatttttagggaactttaacgaaaaacacccggtactgttcactttaacgaaaaaccacatttttacactaaaaagtcaatcctggtactattcactttatcctttattttgtccttatcattaaaactcaaagttttcaaacccttttcattagttttccttaatttttacCTATATTCCACACTCTTCATATATTAATTGACCCATTCTCCATCAAGAACCAGCCacaattctttttcttcttcttccacgccACAACAAATATTGATTAATGATTAAAGAAGCAACATTGCATGGTTATTTATCGAACCAAATGGAATttccatttttgttttatttggtGATTGATGTAACAATCACCAGCACTTGCAACCAGATTAAACCTTTCTCCATCGGAATATCCTCTTTCTTCATTGGAATCACTTTTAACTTCAATCGTGTATCCCCAGAAACATAATTGAATTGGGATACACAAATTACAAAATAGAAtaacatatagattataaaatattagaacatattaaaaacatgggaaacaaacatataataaatattcatccaagtattcaataagttttttacaatttatcgaaaaaataaaatgcaaaatgaaagttatttattttctgtctaagtgagagtcCTATGCAGGTCTAGGCGGGCACCTAGATAGGTTTAGATactctttcttaattttaaatgcCTAAAGATTAATTAGGACGGTTTAGCCGCCTAGCGTATAAGCAAGGATTTTTAGGACAGTGGATGTCATTGACAAAGGTAGTCTATATCCGAAGATTCTTTCCGAATGTATTGAAACTTTGGTTAAGCCTAAGTTCCTTTTTGTGATTCTTTTCACAGGTGAAGTCGAAGAGCAGCTTAAGTTGCTATTATAACTGATTCCAGAATGGACTTCTGAAAAGTCAATTAGCATCTGGAAGTGTCGTCAAGTGAGTTGTCTTTATAGTTAGATATACAAATTGTATGTTTTCAACTTTTAATGTATGTTatattgaattatgaatgtaGAACCTTGATCAAATTGTATGATATCTTTCGTGTCAATCTTCTTGCAGGATTAATAAACTGTCAAACCCGGAGTTAAAGCAgaatatgatatatgtttgaTTGTATCGACCTTAATCTGCTAGCACTCAGTACTTAAGCCATTACATACAAACCAATACAAAAAAGACATTCATTTAGCTAACTTGCTACTAGCTTTATTTCCTATTACATTGTTCCGAATGATAGGATGCATAATCTTAAACCAACAGTTGCATCCTTTTTCTCAAGATCTATTTGGAGGACCCTGTACTTGTGTCCGTTTGTATCTTGGGTTTCATCTGCTCATTACTAGTTAATATAGTTTGCTCTTGCGACCTGATAACATTTTGATCTCTATCTTTGCCCCATAAAACCATGTAGAGACCGATGGTGATAATGACTGCTCCCAGTATTCTGAGtgaaagaaatatcaaattAGACACCTATTTAAGTAGattgagtgtgtgtgtgtgtacatgttGCTTGCAAGTCTGACATTACGGTGCTTCTACCTGCCAACGTGCAGTCTTTCACCAAGAATGAAGTATGCCATAACTGCCACCAATACCGTTGCAAGGGGACTGAACATGGTCACAAAAACTGGTCCTTTTTGTTTTGTGCACCACAGTTGAATGAAGACCATTATACCCGAGCATACAACTCCCTGTCGTTTTTGTTTATCATGCAAAGTATACTGTTAATAGCTACTTAATAAATTAGAATTCTAATCATATCATATATTTACTTACAGCATAGATGATGGACCAGAAGTCATTGTTGTATCTAATACTCCATGCTACCCTTTTGTGTTGTATTGTTACTGTGAAAACAGCCGATTGTGCTGCCCCAATACAATTTATCCATGTGGTTAGTGACAGTTGTGCAGGATATTTCTTCAGTGTGATTGCCTACGGATAGCAGAATACTTACTGTAAATGAAATCTAgtagttttacattgatttaatttcttttttatcttaATGTTTTTGTGTAGCCGATAATGCATGGATAGTCTGTTGTGTTGCTATGAATTAGGCTGACTCCTTCCATACCCATAAAAAGGGAGGTTTCAAGTAGATTGATAAGTGAACTGGTATATCCAATGAGTACCTGCATTATGAACCATGCGGACCATGATATACAACTTCCAATGAGGAGGATTGATCCCTTCGTCCAGTTTTCGTGAACAGAGTTACTTGTGATGTGTTTTGGAGCTCCTGGTGAGCTTCGCACGGCAGGTCCTTTGTACAAGGTCATGGTCATGGCTCCAGCCAAAGATATTAAGGTTCCGAAGATTTTAGCTATTCCACGGGGATTCCTAACATCTACAGCCTCCATCCTATACGTGATGTGCATTGAAAAGTGTTGTTAAAAACAAGAGAAAGATGTATATTTATGTTCAGGTGTTTGCGAACTTTTAAAGCCCCACCTGAGTATGACTGCAATTATAAAAGTTATGGACGGAATGGTGTTGGCGACCGATGTGACAAAGGTTGGAGACGTGTACTTCAAGCTCGCAAAATACAAATTAAGGGTTAAGCTAACCCTGTCGTCATCAAGTGAAAAAGGTTAGTATTTTCCTGCTTCACTCAACTCAtgttaattgaaagaaaagtatTATCCTTACCCTAGCAGAGAAAGTAAAAATATCTCCAGAAACACTGCTAGTGTCAACTTTGGCCTTACTTTTCTGCAGGGAAACAGAAACGATCATTCAAATGGTAAACCTTCACTATGCTGAGACTTGCTAATCGATTCTATTCAATGTTTAAATGCACTCTAATCGTTTAGTTCATGATAGCAGGCTAGAAAATTTTACCTTTCAAGAAAATAGGCAAATGGAAACATCACGAAGCCACCTACTATATGTCGATACGTTACAAAGACATGAGGGTTCATCCCATGATCGAAGGATGCAGCTGTAATCAAGTAGAGAAATGTATAACCGATCTGTGCCAAAACCATGAGAATGTGCGGCTTGAATCTTGCGAAGCCCATCCTGTAACAGGTGCCACAGCTCATTAACTGCAACATAGATTTCTGCTACTCTTTTCCTGTTTATAATCAAAGCAATTACGCACTAAATTCATTCGTATTTGTGAATGTGGTTCTGTTCTGCTTATGCTCGCATGTTGAGAGTATCACGTTCTTTGTAAATTCCTGCTTAGACCATGATTTTTTTGCCATGAAAATGACAAGCACAAGTATGGTTTTATTCTTTTTAATGTGCTAGTTTAGCTACTCTTATTATATTCCTGAAACCAGAGCCCAATATTTCTTCAACCATCTCTTTTGCAGATGCATAGTTCAAAATAAAACCGGCGGCGGGGATGTCATGTTGAGTCCTGTCAGGGCATTTCAAGCCTTCCCCTAACCTGTTTACTAATTTCCAATAAATTTTTTGTCACGGGTTCAAATTGTGGAAATAGTCTCTTTGCAAAATAAGGATAATGTTGTGTACGATAAATGTTCCTCCTTCAACCCTCACAAAGT
Encoded proteins:
- the LOC126584736 gene encoding WAT1-related protein At4g08300-like: MLQLMSCGTCYRMGFARFKPHILMVLAQIGYTFLYLITAASFDHGMNPHVFVTYRHIVGGFVMFPFAYFLERKVRPKLTLAVFLEIFLLSLLGVSLTLNLYFASLKYTSPTFVTSVANTIPSITFIIAVILRMEAVDVRNPRGIAKIFGTLISLAGAMTMTLYKGPAVRSSPGAPKHITSNSVHENWTKGSILLIGSCISWSAWFIMQAITLKKYPAQLSLTTWINCIGAAQSAVFTVTIQHKRVAWSIRYNNDFWSIIYAGVVCSGIMVFIQLWCTKQKGPVFVTMFSPLATVLVAVMAYFILGERLHVGRILGAVIITIGLYMVLWGKDRDQNVIRSQEQTILTSNEQMKPKIQTDTSTGSSK